Proteins encoded by one window of Flexibacter flexilis DSM 6793:
- a CDS encoding beta strand repeat-containing protein, which yields MLNTRKIYFGVLVAVLGMMQASHAQVGIGTAFPNNNAILELSTNNKGLLMPRLNTTQRDAMGLATSDEGMVIYNTTLGKMQFWNGAAWSDIGAGGAGIQNQFAAAQAADYWISGNARIGANLTVDGVVNVNTTSTGTKMLLYDAGAYDFATGIASAEYWFSVPNSTAQYRFYAGTNPLLTLKGTGSLELDNSIINRKIVLYNHVNNEHEFSGLGINSGVFRYQVPATNNSHVFYAAQSSSSSNELMRIQGDGRIGIGTAAPAAMLAVGSANGFQVNGAGNILSINGVSTSFPNAQGTAGTFLKNDGSGNLSWSAGSSLPSGILNQTLRHNGTTWIANSGIVTDGSKAAIGGTAITGANLTVAGAGSANMTLQAIDATSQGASVNLNGAGTNPNWVVDVYGADLRLHPSSATSNNLQIYNDHATGRTGMYVEGNVGIGIAPSIGSQLVVNDGVMNNEARIKLITGSTSGTTVGDGLDLYSNGSKAGLMNKEATPLVLGANFMEKMVITEAGTVGIGTTTPFTDVHLGAIPTGGELAGTNEFPLVTASRALITSQSHNGGNTLAAAETALMLHRAGVSSASFSQFAAFRLKRYSNVSNASFTQMDISLANGLNDGVLTDVMSLRANGNVGIGTTAPTAKLEVAGQVKITGGSPAAGAVLTSDATGLASWQVPTPPPGAWQLTGNVGTNAATHFIGTTDNVPLVFKVNGSLAGRLDQLLNNTFLGNASGLAATGGNNTAIGSSAMMNIGAGFQNTALGVSSLASTTTGSNNVAVGISAMGMNISGGSNTAVGFNSLNRNLSSGNNTAVGGQALFYTTAGNNVGVGYNAGQANITGTGNVFVGYGADAATSGLANAIAIGAGAIVGASNTMVLGAGVKVGVNISTTNATLHLNDVISTQSDIRLTSTSTGTTSTDGLAISINNAAANILSYEALPLNFGTNGANRMVITSTGNVGIGVGAPSELLEVGGNIEIPAANEYKYATAKTHYYSVPVAEIVRHNESSTYTLIKNFTTTAPNYAYFSGGTSGTEAYGTAGVHLPDGATVTALDVTVYDNTAVTASVALYKVTDGSATEMATCATAANSTSIQYLTDAAINNPIIDNNGFSYALRYVGDQGGATNLRFYKVTITYTVTQAD from the coding sequence ATGTTAAATACAAGAAAAATATATTTTGGCGTGTTGGTGGCTGTTCTGGGAATGATGCAAGCGTCTCATGCTCAGGTAGGTATAGGAACTGCATTTCCCAATAATAATGCAATATTAGAATTATCTACTAATAATAAAGGCCTGCTCATGCCGCGCCTGAATACTACCCAACGCGATGCGATGGGACTTGCCACCTCAGACGAAGGCATGGTGATTTACAACACTACTTTGGGCAAAATGCAGTTTTGGAATGGGGCGGCTTGGTCTGATATTGGGGCTGGTGGAGCAGGTATTCAAAACCAATTTGCGGCGGCACAAGCAGCTGACTACTGGATTTCGGGTAATGCCCGTATAGGAGCAAACCTGACCGTAGATGGTGTGGTGAATGTAAATACGACGAGTACAGGTACAAAAATGTTGTTGTATGATGCAGGAGCTTATGATTTTGCGACGGGGATTGCCTCAGCGGAATATTGGTTTTCTGTTCCAAACTCAACGGCTCAATACCGTTTTTATGCAGGCACAAACCCGCTGCTTACGCTCAAAGGTACGGGTAGTTTGGAGTTAGACAATTCTATTATTAATCGAAAAATAGTATTGTATAACCATGTTAATAACGAACATGAGTTTTCGGGTTTGGGTATTAATTCTGGTGTTTTTCGTTATCAAGTACCCGCCACCAACAACAGTCACGTATTTTATGCAGCACAGAGTAGCTCTTCAAGCAACGAACTGATGCGCATACAAGGCGATGGACGCATCGGGATCGGTACGGCAGCTCCTGCGGCGATGTTGGCGGTCGGATCTGCCAATGGTTTTCAGGTGAATGGTGCAGGTAATATATTGTCTATCAATGGAGTATCGACTAGTTTCCCTAATGCGCAAGGTACTGCTGGTACATTTTTGAAAAATGATGGTAGTGGCAATTTGTCGTGGTCGGCTGGTAGTTCGTTGCCTTCTGGTATCCTGAATCAGACTTTACGCCATAATGGAACGACTTGGATTGCCAACTCTGGCATTGTTACTGATGGTTCAAAAGCTGCCATTGGCGGTACGGCCATTACGGGTGCAAATCTAACGGTTGCGGGTGCAGGTAGTGCCAACATGACTTTGCAAGCAATAGATGCCACCTCACAAGGAGCTTCTGTGAATTTGAACGGCGCGGGCACTAATCCTAACTGGGTGGTAGATGTGTATGGAGCAGATTTGCGCCTACATCCAAGTTCGGCTACTAGCAATAATTTACAGATTTATAATGACCATGCCACAGGCCGTACAGGAATGTATGTGGAAGGTAATGTGGGTATTGGAATTGCCCCGTCAATAGGCTCTCAACTAGTTGTAAATGACGGTGTAATGAACAATGAGGCTCGCATAAAACTAATTACGGGGTCAACCTCAGGCACTACCGTGGGAGATGGCTTGGATTTGTATTCTAATGGCTCTAAAGCGGGGCTAATGAACAAAGAAGCTACCCCCTTGGTGTTAGGTGCTAATTTTATGGAAAAAATGGTGATTACGGAAGCAGGTACGGTGGGCATCGGGACGACAACCCCTTTTACTGATGTACATTTAGGGGCAATTCCGACGGGTGGTGAACTGGCGGGTACGAATGAGTTTCCGTTGGTAACAGCTTCGCGTGCCCTGATTACTTCCCAATCGCATAACGGCGGAAACACACTTGCGGCGGCGGAAACGGCTTTGATGTTGCATAGAGCGGGCGTGTCATCTGCTTCTTTTTCGCAGTTTGCTGCCTTTCGCCTCAAACGCTATAGTAATGTATCCAATGCTTCATTTACACAAATGGACATTTCTTTGGCTAATGGCCTCAATGACGGTGTACTCACTGATGTGATGTCTTTACGGGCCAATGGAAATGTGGGTATCGGTACAACCGCTCCAACGGCCAAATTAGAAGTGGCTGGCCAAGTGAAAATTACGGGTGGTTCGCCTGCGGCTGGCGCGGTGCTTACGTCTGATGCGACAGGTTTGGCCTCGTGGCAAGTTCCTACGCCACCGCCTGGAGCTTGGCAATTGACGGGTAATGTGGGAACCAATGCGGCTACGCATTTTATTGGTACAACGGACAACGTGCCTTTAGTTTTTAAAGTAAATGGTTCGCTTGCAGGTCGCCTTGATCAATTATTAAATAATACTTTTTTAGGAAATGCGTCGGGTTTGGCTGCTACAGGTGGTAATAATACAGCCATTGGTTCGTCGGCCATGATGAATATAGGAGCAGGTTTTCAAAATACGGCACTTGGGGTAAGTTCGTTGGCCAGTACAACAACTGGCAGTAATAACGTAGCGGTTGGTATATCGGCTATGGGTATGAATATCTCTGGTGGAAGCAATACGGCGGTTGGTTTTAATTCTCTCAATAGAAATTTATCAAGCGGTAACAACACGGCCGTTGGTGGTCAAGCACTTTTTTACACAACGGCTGGCAACAACGTTGGTGTAGGTTATAATGCAGGCCAAGCCAACATTACAGGTACAGGCAATGTGTTTGTAGGTTATGGCGCAGATGCCGCAACTAGCGGGTTGGCCAATGCAATAGCTATTGGTGCAGGGGCGATTGTTGGGGCATCGAATACGATGGTGTTGGGTGCTGGCGTAAAAGTGGGAGTTAATATTTCTACCACAAATGCAACTTTGCACCTAAATGATGTGATTTCTACTCAATCGGATATACGTTTGACCTCTACCAGTACAGGTACAACAAGCACAGATGGTTTGGCTATTTCTATCAATAATGCCGCAGCCAATATTTTATCTTACGAAGCCTTGCCCCTGAACTTTGGGACAAATGGCGCAAACAGAATGGTTATTACCAGTACAGGAAATGTAGGTATTGGAGTGGGGGCACCTTCCGAATTGTTAGAAGTAGGGGGGAATATAGAAATTCCTGCGGCCAACGAATATAAGTACGCGACGGCTAAAACACATTATTACAGTGTGCCTGTGGCAGAAATAGTAAGGCATAATGAAAGTTCAACTTATACCCTTATCAAAAACTTTACAACGACTGCTCCTAATTATGCTTATTTTTCTGGAGGAACGTCTGGTACGGAGGCTTATGGAACGGCAGGAGTACATTTACCCGATGGCGCGACTGTTACAGCTTTAGATGTAACAGTGTATGATAATACCGCCGTAACTGCATCTGTTGCTTTATATAAAGTTACTGATGGTAGTGCAACCGAAATGGCTACTTGTGCTACGGCTGCTAATTCCACAAGCATACAATATCTTACCGATGCTGCTATTAATAATCCTATAATTGATAACAATGGTTTTAGTTACGCCTTAAGGTATGTAGGAGACCAAGGAGGTGCTACGAATTTGCGTTTTTACAAGGTTACTATTACTTATACCGTAACTCAAGCAGATTAG